One segment of Paraburkholderia caribensis DNA contains the following:
- a CDS encoding H-NS family nucleoid-associated regulatory protein — translation MATLEALQAKIKKLQAQAEAIASKKSTAALEGIRALMAKHNLTTADIDAHLGGKKRGRPSLKSAGVQNKGVAKYANPKTGATWTGHGRAPAWIATVKDRSKYLVAGASAPAATRVAVKHGTGNGQPKGPQPAKYRHPETGATWSGRGPAPAWLAGEKDRSKFLVDGAKAAGMNGVARKKVGAKKAGRKTRA, via the coding sequence ATGGCTACACTCGAGGCACTTCAGGCAAAGATAAAAAAGCTTCAGGCCCAGGCGGAAGCCATTGCGTCGAAAAAGTCGACGGCGGCGCTCGAAGGTATTCGCGCACTGATGGCAAAGCACAATCTGACCACGGCTGATATCGACGCGCATCTGGGAGGCAAAAAGCGTGGCCGTCCTTCGCTGAAGTCGGCAGGCGTGCAAAACAAAGGCGTAGCCAAATACGCCAATCCGAAAACGGGTGCAACCTGGACGGGGCATGGCCGTGCGCCTGCGTGGATCGCCACCGTGAAAGACCGTTCGAAGTACCTGGTGGCGGGTGCATCCGCCCCGGCCGCGACGCGCGTCGCCGTGAAGCACGGCACGGGCAATGGCCAGCCAAAGGGACCGCAGCCGGCGAAATATCGTCACCCCGAAACGGGCGCGACATGGAGCGGCCGTGGCCCTGCACCGGCATGGCTGGCTGGCGAAAAGGACCGTAGCAAGTTCCTGGTCGACGGTGCAAAAGCGGCGGGTATGAATGGCGTTGCGCGAAAGAAGGTTGGCGCCAAAAAGGCCGGAAGAAAAACGCGCGCGTAA
- a CDS encoding DUF4148 domain-containing protein, translated as MKSLGQFVIVAALVSAPLAAFAQSNQAVTRAQVREELVQLHNVGYSPLDDRNSYPTHIQAAEARLAAEQAASAQQSGLGGVPNGVSDAGVRADANGITFSHH; from the coding sequence ATGAAATCGCTCGGTCAATTCGTTATCGTCGCCGCTCTTGTCAGCGCCCCTCTGGCTGCATTCGCGCAGAGCAATCAAGCCGTGACGCGCGCACAGGTGCGCGAAGAACTCGTGCAATTGCATAACGTCGGTTACAGCCCGCTCGACGATCGCAACAGCTATCCCACGCATATTCAGGCTGCTGAAGCACGTTTGGCCGCAGAACAGGCTGCGTCGGCCCAGCAAAGCGGATTGGGTGGCGTGCCGAATGGCGTATCGGACGCCGGCGTGCGCGCCGATGCGAATGGCATCACGTTCTCGCACCATTAA
- a CDS encoding response regulator encodes MAKVLVVDDSSTVRDEVAGFLRKNGLDVDTAVDGKDGLAKLKASPGIRLVVSDVNMPNMDGLTMAEKIRGELANASVNIIMLTTESSPAMKERGKAAGVKGWIVKPFKGDAVLDTFRKLAS; translated from the coding sequence ATGGCGAAGGTTCTGGTAGTGGACGATTCGAGCACGGTGCGCGACGAGGTCGCAGGTTTTCTGAGGAAGAATGGTCTCGATGTCGACACGGCGGTGGACGGCAAGGACGGGCTCGCGAAGCTGAAGGCGTCGCCCGGCATCCGTCTCGTGGTCAGCGACGTCAACATGCCGAATATGGACGGCCTGACGATGGCCGAAAAGATTCGTGGCGAACTGGCCAATGCGAGCGTCAACATCATCATGCTGACGACGGAAAGCAGCCCTGCAATGAAAGAGCGCGGCAAGGCGGCGGGCGTGAAAGGCTGGATTGTGAAGCCGTTCAAGGGCGATGCAGTGCTCGATACGTTCCGCAAGCTGGCCAGCTGA
- a CDS encoding methyl-accepting chemotaxis protein gives MVDQYVIAAALAGVAWGALAGLFVHRWWYRRRAAAQQQTALDSQNTVLALAEARHAAEVRQHEQQARELHALVDTLRSDLAQQSVSADEAREALNALHLQKDEWLQQATRLSTEAGRLRHLSATFERWHEQMISLMAQNHDMHAKNNELSSIVRHVLIVSLNASIEAARAGAAGRGFSIVASEVRALAARSQELSKSYHDSLNRNDLITTATFQDIQAGGKMIAASLASVEALAGQIQSRLEQAKT, from the coding sequence GTGGTTGATCAGTATGTGATTGCGGCTGCTCTCGCGGGTGTCGCGTGGGGCGCACTGGCAGGTTTGTTCGTGCATCGGTGGTGGTACAGGAGGCGGGCGGCTGCGCAACAGCAGACCGCGCTCGACTCGCAGAACACCGTGCTCGCGCTGGCCGAAGCGCGCCATGCCGCCGAGGTCCGGCAGCACGAGCAGCAGGCGCGCGAACTGCACGCGCTCGTCGATACGCTGCGCAGCGATCTCGCGCAACAATCGGTGTCGGCAGACGAAGCGCGCGAAGCACTGAACGCGCTGCATCTGCAAAAGGACGAATGGCTGCAGCAGGCGACGCGCCTTTCCACGGAAGCGGGGCGCCTGCGCCATCTGTCCGCCACGTTCGAGCGCTGGCACGAGCAGATGATTTCGCTGATGGCGCAGAACCACGACATGCACGCGAAGAACAATGAGCTGTCGTCGATCGTGCGACACGTGCTGATCGTGTCGCTGAATGCGTCGATCGAAGCGGCGCGCGCGGGCGCGGCGGGGCGCGGCTTCTCGATCGTCGCAAGCGAAGTGCGCGCCCTCGCGGCGCGCTCGCAGGAACTGTCGAAGAGCTATCACGACAGCCTGAACCGCAATGACCTGATCACGACGGCGACGTTTCAGGACATTCAGGCGGGCGGCAAGATGATTGCGGCCTCGCTGGCGAGCGTCGAGGCGCTTGCCGGTCAGATTCAATCCCGGTTAGAGCAGGCGAAGACGTGA
- a CDS encoding HAMP domain-containing protein: protein MTIRHRITLLVVSMLVALSAIGGYAVYRTRGSAADVRQVTQGVVPSALASADLVSQLKDVQLATMTLVYSPDANMVEQAQKELAAKEKSLREALDVQAKAAASHAQEGLVTQARDSLANYFSAINDTAKMKAEGKNDLAQAYLFANVAQYRDELEGIVETLRIEKNRQKDEAIDALNTGLATTTTAIGSASGAAILVLIAIGLLLYRQITRPLSRMQEMMSEIASSQDFTRRVPVGRMDEIGHSIVAFNGMIEKIQQSSAQLKQKTADIQAMLQNMQQGILTVVEDAKIHSEYSAYLEEIFETKDIAGRALMDLVFGDSELGSDTVSQVEAAVLACIGEDSINFEFNQHLLVNELTRKMPDGRVKTLDLSWSAITDESDTVMRLMLCVRDVTELRQLAAEAGEQKRRLEMIGEILAVSEEKFHHFVDSATGFINENERIIRQHAQVNEPAVAELFRNMHTIKGNARTYSLQHLTSIVHETEQRYDALRQPEAAHEWDQEQLIAELARVKEALQHYATINEVSLGRRKAGRVGSAERYLMVDREHIQESLRLLDAANPADTLALLSARDAVRRTLRLLGTEKVEEALAGVLHSLPSLAAELGKAVPAVRIDDNGYRVRTQAGSMLKNAFMHLLRNSVDHGIEPPAQRAALGKPEAGVIDIEVGVAEGALQITLSDDGRGLALSRIRGIAADRGWLQPDSQLSDEAVAEFIFRPGFSTAQNVTEVSGRGVGMDAVRDFIRREGGRIELRFTDDRGGADFRQFQTIVYLPENCAVDSVGTSMHDAAQTVSSIQANAHSE, encoded by the coding sequence ATGACCATCCGTCACCGCATCACTCTACTGGTGGTGTCGATGCTGGTCGCCTTGTCGGCGATCGGTGGATACGCTGTCTATCGGACTCGCGGCAGTGCCGCGGACGTCCGGCAAGTGACGCAGGGCGTCGTGCCGAGCGCGCTGGCTTCGGCCGATCTCGTTTCGCAGCTCAAGGACGTGCAGCTCGCGACGATGACGCTCGTCTATTCGCCCGACGCGAACATGGTCGAGCAGGCGCAAAAAGAACTCGCGGCGAAAGAGAAATCGCTGCGCGAAGCACTCGACGTGCAGGCCAAAGCAGCCGCGAGCCACGCGCAGGAAGGGCTCGTCACGCAGGCGCGCGACAGCCTCGCCAACTACTTTTCGGCCATCAACGACACCGCGAAAATGAAGGCGGAAGGCAAGAACGATCTCGCGCAAGCCTATCTGTTCGCGAACGTCGCACAGTACCGCGACGAACTCGAAGGCATCGTCGAAACGTTGCGCATCGAAAAGAACCGCCAGAAAGACGAAGCTATCGACGCGCTGAATACGGGCCTCGCGACGACTACGACGGCGATTGGCAGCGCGTCGGGCGCGGCGATTCTGGTACTGATCGCCATTGGCCTGCTGCTATACCGGCAGATCACGCGGCCGCTCTCTCGCATGCAGGAGATGATGAGCGAGATCGCATCGAGCCAGGACTTCACGCGCCGCGTGCCCGTCGGCCGCATGGATGAGATCGGTCATTCGATCGTCGCGTTCAACGGCATGATCGAAAAGATCCAGCAAAGCTCCGCGCAACTGAAGCAGAAGACGGCCGACATTCAGGCCATGTTGCAGAACATGCAGCAGGGCATTCTGACGGTTGTCGAAGACGCGAAGATTCACTCGGAGTACTCGGCCTATCTGGAAGAGATCTTCGAAACGAAGGATATCGCCGGGCGTGCGCTGATGGACCTCGTATTCGGCGACAGCGAGCTGGGCTCGGATACCGTGTCGCAAGTCGAAGCGGCCGTGCTGGCGTGCATCGGCGAAGACAGCATCAATTTCGAGTTCAACCAGCATCTGCTCGTCAATGAATTGACGCGCAAGATGCCTGATGGCCGCGTGAAGACGCTCGATCTGAGCTGGTCCGCGATCACCGACGAGAGCGACACGGTCATGCGCCTGATGCTGTGCGTGCGAGACGTAACCGAGTTGCGCCAGCTTGCCGCCGAAGCGGGCGAACAGAAGCGCCGCCTCGAAATGATCGGCGAAATTCTCGCGGTGAGCGAGGAGAAGTTCCACCATTTCGTTGATAGTGCTACGGGCTTCATCAACGAGAACGAACGCATCATCCGTCAGCATGCGCAGGTCAACGAGCCGGCTGTCGCCGAGCTGTTCCGCAACATGCATACGATCAAGGGCAATGCGCGGACCTACAGCCTGCAGCATCTGACTAGCATCGTGCACGAAACCGAGCAGCGTTACGACGCACTGCGCCAACCCGAGGCCGCGCATGAGTGGGATCAGGAGCAACTCATTGCCGAACTGGCGCGGGTGAAAGAGGCGTTGCAGCACTACGCGACGATCAATGAAGTGAGCCTCGGCAGACGCAAGGCGGGCCGGGTCGGCAGCGCCGAACGTTATCTGATGGTCGATCGCGAGCATATCCAGGAAAGCTTGCGCCTGCTCGATGCGGCGAACCCGGCCGACACACTCGCGCTGCTGTCGGCGCGCGATGCGGTGCGCAGAACATTGCGCCTGCTCGGCACGGAGAAAGTCGAAGAGGCGCTCGCCGGCGTGCTGCATTCGTTGCCCTCGCTGGCCGCCGAGCTCGGCAAGGCTGTGCCCGCCGTGCGTATCGACGACAACGGCTATCGCGTTCGCACGCAGGCGGGCAGCATGCTCAAGAACGCGTTCATGCACCTGTTGCGCAATTCCGTCGATCACGGCATCGAGCCCCCCGCGCAGCGTGCCGCGCTCGGCAAGCCGGAAGCGGGCGTGATCGATATCGAAGTGGGCGTCGCCGAAGGCGCGTTGCAGATCACGTTGAGCGACGATGGACGCGGTCTCGCGCTGTCGCGCATTCGCGGCATCGCGGCTGATCGCGGCTGGCTTCAGCCCGATTCGCAGTTGAGCGACGAAGCGGTGGCGGAATTCATCTTCCGTCCGGGCTTCTCGACTGCGCAGAACGTGACGGAAGTGTCGGGCCGCGGTGTCGGCATGGATGCCGTGCGCGATTTCATTCGGCGCGAGGGCGGGCGCATCGAGTTGCGCTTCACCGACGATCGCGGGGGCGCCGACTTCCGCCAGTTCCAGACGATCGTCTATCTGCCGGAGAACTGCGCTGTCGATAGCGTCGGCACGTCGATGCATGACGCCGCGCAAACAGTGAGCTCGATTCAGGCAAATGCACATTCCGAATAG
- a CDS encoding YihY/virulence factor BrkB family protein translates to MNRTHNRALHFVATHPARFALQVVKAFRKNQGLLLAGAIAYYALLSIVPLLILVAIAFSHFVGEKLLLDTLARLLEWLVPGQSRAIVRELANFLAHRTVIGWFLVLTMIFFSSLAFTVLENALSIIFVHRVAIRRRHFLLSAILPYLFSLSLGIGVLLVTLVSSSLQAVASDSIVLFGHTVSLTGATRIVLYLFGLAGEIFVLTAIYLVIPAGRTTLRHALFGAVAAAVLWEVTRRVLVWYFATLSQVSVVYGSLTTAIVVLFSLEALATLMLFGAQLIAEYERLNAGPVEPAAQPLVTG, encoded by the coding sequence CTGAACAGGACGCACAATCGCGCGCTGCATTTCGTCGCGACGCATCCCGCGCGCTTCGCGTTGCAGGTGGTCAAGGCGTTCCGCAAGAACCAGGGGCTGTTGCTCGCGGGCGCGATCGCCTATTACGCGTTGCTTTCCATCGTGCCGCTTCTGATTCTGGTCGCCATCGCGTTCAGCCATTTCGTCGGCGAAAAGCTGCTGCTGGATACGCTTGCCCGTCTTCTCGAATGGCTGGTGCCGGGACAGTCGCGCGCGATCGTCAGGGAGCTTGCCAACTTTCTCGCGCACCGCACGGTGATCGGCTGGTTTCTCGTCCTCACGATGATCTTCTTCAGTTCGCTCGCTTTCACGGTGCTGGAGAATGCGCTGTCGATCATCTTCGTGCATCGTGTTGCGATCCGGCGCAGGCATTTTCTGCTGTCGGCCATCCTGCCTTATCTGTTCAGTCTTTCGCTGGGGATTGGCGTACTGCTCGTGACGCTCGTGTCGAGTAGTCTGCAGGCCGTCGCGAGCGACAGCATCGTGCTGTTCGGTCACACCGTTTCGCTAACGGGCGCGACGCGCATCGTGCTGTATCTGTTCGGTCTTGCCGGCGAGATTTTCGTGCTGACAGCCATCTATCTGGTGATACCCGCGGGACGTACGACGCTGCGGCACGCGCTGTTCGGGGCGGTCGCGGCCGCTGTGCTGTGGGAAGTCACGCGGCGGGTGCTGGTGTGGTACTTCGCGACGTTATCGCAAGTGAGTGTCGTGTATGGATCGCTGACGACGGCCATCGTCGTGCTGTTCAGCCTCGAAGCGCTGGCGACGCTGATGCTGTTCGGCGCGCAATTGATCGCCGAATACGAGCGGCTCAATGCCGGTCCGGTAGAGCCTGCCGCGCAGCCATTGGTCACGGGTTGA